ACTAAAGTGCCGATAAAACCTTTACAGGCCAACAAAACCTGTTTGCTGTAGTGGTTTACAAATTTACAGAGTGAGTGTTTCAAGTCACGAACACAGATCTAATATGGGCAAAGCTGTTTGGGAGACTGTAAAATCACAGACACTGAACAGATTATCTAATTGGCATGCCAACGTTGATGAACTGACTTACTCAATAAAATGATTATAGGTCACGGAATGCAAAAAgggttgttgggttttttttaaacaaactctGACAAGTGTTAGAGGTTTCTTTTTAAGTTTTGTTGGTagaagtgattttttaaaataatataacatcGACATACTATTTTAGAAAATGGAtagcttattttttaaatgttacatatGGAAGAAAAATCTTTCATTTTATAAATCTTCACATCCAGAGTCATTACATAAtccacacaataaaataaacagattgCATCTCAACTATTTGTACTTCTATGAATATCATTAACATGTGCTCCAAAGTCAAGTTATTAACATCATTTCTGACAGAAACTGTTCTACAAACTCACATTTTATCTAAACAAAATGTGAAGAGATGTTATTTACACATATACAGACTAACAAATGGCACTGTGGTATCTGCATATTTTTTGCATTGTTTACTGGAAGACTTAACTAGGCTAATAGACTTCCTTTAGAGGATACAGAGCAGACCACACCTGCATTTATTGGAAAAAAACTGGgatttgaaaagtaaatatttagaGATGAAAGCTTCAAAGCATTGTTGGAACATCCTTCTGCTGCCAAATAGTACTGAATTTCATTAAACCAAAATCAAATGGAGCAGGTGCAATCTCTACAGTCCTGTCCAATCCAATTCAGAATCAGTCCAATACTTACATCTGGCGTTTAATTACATGACAAGTCCAAGCACAGACTTGCTCTATATTCTAGCAAGATAAGAGAGAAACTGTAGCCATCAAAAATTGATTAATCAAAAAGTGTTGtgttactaaaaaaaaattTCCAAAGGAAATTTGGTATTAGATGTACATTTGTTaaattgtctcttttttcttttcttttgttgcaGATGgcattatgtttttaatattgacCACTTCCTAAGGATTTATAGTCAAACAAAGGAGGAAATACAAAGGATAAtacaaaaagaacatttaagcCTACATTAAAAAGATCTGCCAAGATGCCACTTCGAACATCCTTGTACAGAAAACCATCCTCTGCTCGTTGGTCCAGCAGAAACTCAAAACGCAGAGAGGTGCTGTCTGTCAATATGATCAGTCTACCACTGGCTGACTTCCGACACATCTCACATATTGGAAACAATGCTCATACAGACAGCTTTGGAGACCTGTCCTTCCTAAAGATGGGCCACAATCTGCTTCTACAAAGCTCCCAGAGTGAGCAGAACCTCTTTCTGGCCTGCACTCCTCCACCCAAACCCCCTCGTCTGAATTTGGATGAGGCAGATGGTTCAGAGAGTCCTGACTGGTCAGTGGGCCATCAGCACAATGCCccacagaagaggaagaaatgcAGTTCTATGCCACTGCTCGATGACGTCAGAGATATGGAAAAGGAGGATGGGTACCAAAGAGGGAATCAGACACACAGCTTTGGACGGGGCAGCCTGAGTTCAGACAGGGATGGAGACTCCACTGACAAACCTGCTGGACAGCAAAGGGAGGAGGACAGTGGCTTTTCCTTTAGCCTTGACCTGGGTCCTTCAATCCTGGATGATGTTCTCCAGGTGATGgacaaacaataaatattatAGTTACTGGGCTTTACTAAGAGATTGGAATATAGAGAAAATATCTAACTCCAAACCTTCTTGGGGACACACTTCTGATTTCATGGACAAACCAGTATCCTACAGAGTCATTGTCCAAATGTATCTGGAGATATCTGTCCATATGATCCCTGGGTACCAAGCAGTTATGAGTGACTTATGGAGAGACTACACTGAAAAGACTGAGATACAGGATGAAAAATGTTATCTTTCTTGAGCATTTCAgtaaaaaaacttttaaaatcagATACCATTGAAGATTCTAAGATGAACAGCAAGCAAAGTTATTATTGTCCATAGATTCACCCCTTGAAGATACAGACACAATGATTACGCTTATAACTGAACTCTGTCTGATGTCAAACTTCAAGCTGGACATTTTCACCttattttactttcttcctttgcTATTGTAATCCCCCAAACCACACAGCACAGCACTGAAGACGGCTGTTAAGACTTAAGAGTGTTGTGTTTAAGAAAAGGAAAGCTGCGGCTGGAATCCAAGGTCCTCGAGCTGTGATGTCTTGGCTCTTGGCGTGCTTGCCAATCTATTGTGTGCAAAGGGCAATTTTTCCTCCGCACGCATCCCAGAGGCCCAACTCAAAGGTAGACCAAGGTACCCCCCATCTCTCATTCCCAACAATGCAGTGAAAACAAACACTTAGCTCTGCTTCCAATAAAAGGCAGCCAATGGTGGCAGGTTGGGCTGCAGACCAAGCCAGGCCACAGGTCCAAGACctcagaaggaaaaaaagaaaagccagaGCAAGCTGTTTTCTTAGCTGCAAATCAGAGTCCAATACTCTGGTGAGCGACGCACGAGAGGGAAAGTGGTAAAGGGTAACATGATACTTCCACATATGCAGGGGGTGTCGAGGGAAGAGGACCAGAGACATCTATTACTGCAGGAAAAGTCCTGATGAGGCTTTAAACACTACCTTCTGATCAAATAGATCCCCGacacatgaaaaatacatgCTTGCATCTAACATACACTTTGCCCACAAGTGAAGAGAAACACAAGTATGCACATTTAAGTGGTTAAACTAAGGTTTGTGCATAGTACTTCTGACAGTCCAGGTCTATTTTCCTCAGGtctgaggagagagaagaaagttaAGACAGAGCTTCAGTCTGTGTCTTAGTAGGGGGTTGCCAGGAAAGGCTGTGGGGCAAACACAGAACCAGTCAAATTCCTAAGTGCCCCAAGGGTCATGCTACAAAATACAGGAACCACAAGTGTCCCGCTTCTAGCAATAGATTTAGAAATTCTATGCATGTCCAAACAGAAACAGCCATGTCTGTGGGTACATCTACACTGTATATCTGTTCTGGTATGTCTTATTTTAAGCTGGATCATTGCCCCTGTTTCTTGTATATTTCATGACAATAACAAATTGTGAAAACAAGATTTGCATTGAaaattgtactgtattgtattgttttgtattttgggaaagtaaagaaaaatatctttaaaattcCAAGATTGATGGTTATGTGAATACCGCTCATGTCAACATTTTAGAGAGTTCACAAGATTGTTTACACACCCTGAAGGACTGAAATTTATTTGGCATTTTAACTGTCAGAAGCCACTGTGGAGGCAATAGGCCTTGTGTGTCACTTATACCTAAGAGTTTCTAAATAAATTATAGCCTTGGACTATCCAACACAACAAGCAGCACAATATTATTTCAAGGTGGAGAGACACACAAGCCTAAATTAGACAGGCATGCCAAGCAGGGTTTTGTGTAGAACCGCAAATattgtattacagtaaagtagacTTTGAAGCAACTGCTGGGTTTGTTAGGTATGCACTTCCCTGAGGCACACCTATGTCACAAACAGGtgacattaaatgaataaatagggTGAGGGTGCACCAGAAATTTGACAGTCTTATCTATAGAGTCTACTTTTTTATGAtaagcgggagagagagagcctttAAGTAATACAGACTTTACACTGGGCAGCGTTTCCCTTCGTTAATGAACAAAGTCTTATTTGTTCACAAGAGAAGGAAGCATTGTGTAATGCCAGACAGACACTGTGCAAACAAATTATTGAGAAAGAACATGAGGTTAGACCACTTTAACCAAttaaaaacagaatttaaaaaaaacaaataccacACACATACCACAATAAATACCAAATCTTGGTGTTTCTTGTACTTTAACTTGATTTGATAAAGAAGATCACACACCAATTTTGTGAAAACACATATTATACTCATTCATTATAACCTTCAATAATGAGCATTCACAGACTGAATGTTTCTTCCTGCAGTCACACAAGTCCTTGGCCACTATGACTACATTGCCCTTAATGTGAAGAATCACATAAACTTGAACTCAACAAGTGTTGAGCCACATGACTGATGTAGGAAGAAAGGGCCTGTAATTGAAGACAAATTATCTTGTCTGCACTGCACAAACTGGCCGAGCTGTGAAGTATCCCAATCACATCTGGTACCACTTCTCTTCTTCTAAAAATCTAAACTTGCTGTCATACAGAATAGCAAGAAACCCTGTCATCTCACTAAAGTGTAgcttatgatttatttattttgtcaggcactaactaaaaaactaaaaatattgttttggcGAATCCTCCGACTGTAATCGCGTCTCTAAGAACAACCTGATGCTACTGAAATATGCAGCATGGTTTCACATGGATTCTCACACAAAAGGGGATTTTGTGAAACTGATATTGTTTATTCTGTCTGTATCATGCTATAGGATTGTTATTGCCAAGCCAATACACAACAGGTCTCCCTTCTCATGATATGGATGATGAAGTGGGTGTACTTGGGTGTAACACAATAATTTTGAAATTCTGACCACACCATAATCACACCAAGCAATACAATCCGTGTCTAATGAGAAAATGCAAACACATCTTTATACTCTATAAACTTTCCTAAACCAGTGTATCTTTTCTATGAACTGTGACGTCTCTGCTTTTGTTCCTTGATATACACAATTTATCCCAACAACTCCAACCTTTTCATTGCCTATCTCTCTCTACTCTATGTTAACTTGAAACACAAAAGTAGCATCAGGTACAAACcaataataacataatacacTCCCTTTGGATAATACAACATGCTGGCCTACTTCCTAGATGTGCATTATCTCCATTCAGAAAGAGGTCAGACTAGGGTTGAATATGCCAACATGGCCACATCCAGGGCATCTCTTCCAGACTCTGGGACTATTTTAGGGGAGAGTGCTCTTTTCAAGCACTTGCAAACTGGCGGGCTGGAAAAACAATCCTAGAATAGCTGATCTGCTGCATCTGGTTTGTGTCGTGACAACCCTGCAGCGGCTCTCCGGCTCTAGATGGAAGAAGCAGGCATAGAGAGCTCAAATTTAAAACCTTTATGATAGATTCACTTTAAATAATATGGCATGCTAAACTACACAATAAACCGTAAATCAAGATTCATAGTGATTAATGATGGCATCACATCTCCTGAAACGAAAACATTACGTCTGGCAGTGACAAAGCAGATGTTTAGATAGTGATTCCATATCCGCTACAGTCTGGGAGGTGAGAAATTAATTATTAGTCATACTCTGTGGAATCCATAAAGTTGGTCACACATACTAAATCATATTTTGATGCAACAACTATTTACAGCTTTCAGAAAACCACAGCATGTACTGTGTATGTACAGTGTCTGAAAACTGCATGGTCTGTGTTACCACTCAGGCCACAATTGATATAAAACAACTGTTTATTATTTGACTTCAGGCTCATTCAGGCAACATGACTCATTCAGGATTCCCTGAGATTTGCATCTGTGTACACTAAAATGCTAAAACAAATTATTGCACTTAAGAACTTAAACACTTATCTAACAAGCCTACCCATTTCCCAATCTCTCATTCTGACAATTTATTATGTCaagatgaaaagacaaaacaaggtACAGAGATGATTCTAAATCTTATCCTAAAAGACAGTTCTGACTAAAGAGCATAGTCTGGAGCACACAGTGTGGAAAATGTGGCCTTTCGATATTTTGAAATTTTTAATATCCATGGTGAGAAAAACTGGGTGACTGCAGTTGGtcattataaatcatgtcataTCTGCTTTCTTTTAAGCAAAACAATAACTTACTCATAACAATAACTCCTAAGTGTCTTTGTGTAGGAGCTGGGAGAGTCATTTATTAAGCCCCACAGAGTGGGAACTGAAGCTGAGGCTGAAGTCATATGTATGTGTCTCTGGGCTCCCTTGTGACCCTGACTGTCTGAGCACTGTGTTTGGattgatgaggttaaagaagcAAGTTCTCACCCAAGTTCCTCCTATGTGACTGCAGCTGGCTGGGTTAGGAGGCGTGATGGAGGGGTAGATGACAGGAGAGTGATCTGATTTTTCGATTTCAGATAGAATCCAAGGAAGGACCTCCAAGGCTCTGGCTTCTTATTACCTCTttattatctctctttctcaaatACCCCCCATGTTCACTGACCCCAGGCCAGATGTGGATTAACATTACCATCTACACCGGTTCACCCACTATACCATGGTTTCTGTTCTGAGAGAAGTATTCTTACTGAAGACCAATTTGAAAATTACCCTGCCATAGTAATGTTTTCATTCTTGGGGTGCAGGgcaaagaaaatatgaagcAATCAGCTTTGGATATCTGAAAGGAAAACacataataacaacaaccaGTATGCAGGCTGAGTCACACAGCCCTGACAGGGAGGTCTCAGAAACTATACTGGTTGATGGGTGAAACCCTGTTCAGTGGCAGCTCtggagacacaaataagacaaggGAGAGCGTCTTTTGATCTGCAATTTCATACAGGTACAGATCACAACATCAGAGTAGTAAAATCgacattgcaaaaaaaaaaaagaaatactatTTCATACTAATCCAATAACAAGGAAGAAAAACTGTATATTCTTAGTGGATAAAGCCAAAATGACATTATCCTTGGACAGAAAAGGAGTTACTGTGCCTCTGGTGTCTGTATGTATGCTGGCTGCAAGAGACAAAATATTTGCCttgcaaaatacatttaaaaagattacAATACAGACTACTGTGTTTTCCAAATCACAAGACGCAACACATTACCATCAGAGGTAAGAAAGATAGTTTTTCCACAATAAAGCAATCTAGTTTTGTGTAGGAAACTTTTGGCCTCAAGAAAATGAATCCTACACATTTACACTCTCTGTAAAAAAATATctacaaatattaaaatgtaaataatcagaaagaaaagaaaatccgaCACAAAACATTTAGTGTCCTTAACAGGGCCTATGGGGACACAGACTCACTTGGCACGAGTGCTGGTATTTAGTCAGTCTCACGTGCCAGGCCTCCATTATAGCACACTGCTTCTCCAGGTTGCTATGTGAAACACAGCATTCCTGGGGTCTTCCAAGTCAGGCCCGCTAATGAGCAGCCGACTGGGGGCTTTGGGCCAGTGCCGGGCCAGCACCTCGCCACTCCAAAGAAAATAAACTGAGGCCCATTTAACCAAACACATTGTTCTAGGCCAAAAAGGAGGAGTGCAAGCACTGGTGCAATATTTGCACCActgatatgaaaataaaacctcTGGAGGTTTACATACCTTTCTTTGTGGGACAGTGTTTAGGAAATAGTATTTATGTTGGAAGCAGCGTACATGGGAAGATTTTGTAACATAGGGCTGATGTGTTTTATGAGAGACGGAGGGAATTCCAACAATGCATTTTCAGGTTATATCGGTACCTGTGTAGATGTGAACTGGCCAGGCTGTGATGCTGGAGCAATAACCTCTGGTTGTCCTTCAAGCCACGAAATCTTCAATGGGTTGTCACTCAGGCCACTTTCATTCTTAACTGCCAGCTCCTAAAGACATGAAATAATATAAGTGGATCACCTGATGATAAAgatgcttttgtttttctttttttttggacaataGGTATAATACACTTCAAGAGAGAATGGTTATGTCCACAAACATAATGTATAACAAGATCTTTTCTTGATAAAGCTTGCTATATAAAGAGAGTAAGTGAGAGTAAGTGAgatgcctttattgtcactgtactcaaaatacaatgaaattgcTATTGACCATCAGTGTGGTATTTTGACATACTACTGCATGCATAAAGACATACATATATACTACTACATACCTTCAGCATCACACACAATACAACTCATCATAAAACAAAACGAGGCAGTAGGGCTGGGCAAggaatcgaaaccgacatttagaaactctaatcgacttaatcttgctcatgtcatttaatcgtggtgttcactgttgccatgacagcaaaggttgcatatctttaaggaatttgaaaacttgtctccagtgatcattttaacccaaaccatgatctttacatactGTAGTTCTAATCAAATCAACTAGATATTAACCACAGCTTTTaagtcacaccttaaaacatcattattttcactccctaaagatactcatgtgtgagggcagcagtgtaaaatactaaactaaagaaactgtgaaaatacataattgttcatgaagggtggagataatcgttcattaatcgtaatccaagttaaaagttcaattaatcgtgatttagatttttgccataatcgcccatcCCTACAAGGCAGGTAAAATAAAGACAAGACaggtaattaaaaaaagatgaagtgcTGTGAGTGCAAGATTCtaatattatttaaattcaaTATTCAAATATTGCACTAGTATATATtgcacaaatatataaattaaaacaatttaaaaatgtgtttcagagtcactgtgtgtgtttactgagaGTCTGGATggtgattatgattatgattttaCATACATTGTATATAAAAGATGTGTTGTATCATCTCTCACCTGGTTGTTTGTGCAGGGACAGTTtgaataatatacatatatatgaaaaACACATGTAGACAAGGACAAAGGTGGATTGTAACTGGCAGGGACCTGGAGATGGGCAGGCAGAGACCACAGAACCTATGCCCAGATCCCAGCAGACTGGCAGACTTGTTCTTTAGAGGAAAACCACACGCCGTGGTGAGGAAACCACAACAACAAAGTACACCATCACAACAGAGGGCCTGAGGATCCAGACAGTGTGGAACAATGAGGAGGCTCAAATCTTTCCGTCTGCTGGTTCCCATCAGCCCAGAGATCTGGACTGTGCAGGATAACTAAATCTTCAGTTTAGGTAACCTAGACAGCCCTGGGGCTGGGAAGTCTATGGCAGGTGCCATTTTTAGCAATAATCAAACTCAGCAGGTGACATGGGACTTAGAGGCGAATGAGTGGCAAAGAAATGTGGTTCTATGCAAAAATCTGCTCTGAAGATTCTCATTATTGAACAAATGAAATAAGAGCACTGAGTGTGGAAGAGATAGGTACTTACAGCTGCTCTCACACTTGAAAATTCAACCACAgcacttcctttcttcttggCCGACACAATCACATTCAAAACATCCCCGTACTAGAGGTAAGacatgggagaaaaaaaaaacaaaagtcaaatggaggaagaggagagatgcAAAACATTCAAATTAGTATTTCCTTTCACAGCACAACCCATAACcatgaaaacacaaagcacATGCAGACACAAAAATTCAAAACACTGGTGATTGTAACAGACTTCTGGAATAAAAGTTAGGACTCAATATGTGTTTGGTTATTAAACTTAATCTCTAATGATCAGTTTCATATGTTTGGGACAGAGCCAGTATACTGCAAAGAACATTCAAGTCACATCATGTATATAAGTGAGACCCTCTATGACATCTTAAAAGAGGAAAAGGGCAATACAGCACAAGGAGTGCAGAGACAATGTTACAGCATGAAGGCTGAAACTAGATGTATCTCTCATCCAGCTCCCTGCCACAGAAACTAAGAACAAGAAGGAAAGGTTGGCCAAAAGGACAGCAGGGGAAAGAGCATCTCAGCCATTCCCTGACCTCTgacagagatggaaagaggagaaggCAGGCTAAAAGCAGGTCTGAGCAGGGAACTGAGATCTCTACTGAATGCAGTCATTAGCAGAGCAAAGGGTATTTTATTAGTTATTCAGAGTTTGTATCACCTGTAACCGAGGCCCCCTGTCAATACCCTCTTCCAGCCAAAAGCAGAGGCTTGGGagcaaagaggaggaagaccGTGACCTTTGCGAATCTCATTCTGTGAAAATCTATCTTTCTGGGAACGGGAAAGTCCAGGAATGCTAATGCTGACTGAGGACAGTCTGGAGCAAGCCAACAGTGACAAAGGAGACTCTCAAAAGGCCTGTGtttcaaaaaatataaatatcttaaCATGTCTTTCCCCCCTTAAACGAAGATGTATTACTTTAATCAGCCAAAATACACAAGTCTGCACACGTACGCAAGTACAAGTATACACATACCATACTTTCTTTCCCACACAGCGGTGGCTATTTCTACGTGCCCAAACCATTAACTGTCACTCATTAGAGCTTGCCATGTCAAccaaaatattttcctcaaattCATTCCCTTTGCTAAAGAATTTAAAAGcaacaacagtttttttttttccagtcttGACTCCAACACAGCCCTCCTGCCTGGGATCATATTGATTGAGTGCGTGGCGTGCGGAGGAGAAATTCAAACGCCTTTTTCCGGGCGGCTTGACGTCATTGACACTTGCCCTATCCTCATTTCAGGCCAACTCATGCCCCACCAAAAGCCCTCATGACAGATCACAGCATAAGGTGGTACATGGTTGCATGAGAAGAGCACATTTCCTAATGCCTCCCTTGGTACTGCTTAATCACCTGGTAAGAGGGGCACAAACAATGGCGTGCATGGCTTTAAAAGGGCACTACAACATTGCCTTCAGCACTTTCACTGCAACAAAACTTAATGGGCCTTGTTTAAGGGGAAGAATAAAACGATCTACAGCGCTGATGTCATGCAGACCTCAAATACGGCTGGACTCTGCAGGCAGGTTTGGCGATCTGCTTAGGGACAGGATAAaaatatgtgtgatattaacAACAAGATATCAACTAATTTTGAGGATTATCAATTCAGAatctatttattaataaaatcaCCAGATGGGAATGTGGGTTTTGGTTAAAGCAGTGAATTAAATAATGACGTGACTTCACTTCATTGATGAAAAATTATGTAACTTTAGTTACTATAATGCAGTCCTGCTCAATAATTTACAACATTGCCTCCTCCTGCATGCAGAGATATTAAAGCCATGACTACTTTGGTAGCGAAAAAACATCTTaccatatatactgtatattattatattgcaCAACCCTGGATTGTACCTTGCTGTAACTTTGCCCTAACGTGAACAGGTGTGTTGTATGAATCATAAGTAACCCTTGAAATCTACCTTTTGTAGAAGTCTGAAAAGAGTGTCTTGACTGTAGCCTCCATTCGTGTTGTCATCTTTTTTACACTTCCACTTCAActgaaatagaaagaaaacagagaagatAGTTTGATCAGTCAGAAGCACTGACGAAAGAAAGAGGTGCATGATCTAATCAGTATTGCACAATTGATTAAAGTCAGCTATGACGAGAAGGCAAAGCATGCCAGGCAGGCTTGGCTCTGATAACACACAGTTTACTATTACCACCAGGAAAGACTGGTTACAGTTACAGGGAGAAAGATATTGTTGAGCTCTTGGAACACCACCCTGGCATCCCTTGTGAGACCTGCAGTCAATTTCCATTCAAACCAAGGGTGCAGGACAGCTAGAGAGGGTGAAATTTTAACACTTGGGTCCCTGTGCCAGAGAatacacagtgacacacctgctgaactaaccctaacccttgtttCTCAGGATTAAGGCAAAGAAATAGCATAATGACTAAGTAATCCAAAGCAGGTCAATGCCCAAGGTGCTCTGTTGAGGGCCAAAAGAGAGGTGGCCCCCCTCTGgtgtgttgagtttttatttgaacagtGGTTACCGTATTTGCTTGTGTAACAATATTTCTGTGTCTTCACTTCAGTCTTGATACTTGCCATATTGTATTGTGTAAATGCTATTCATGTGATTACGTGTGATTATGTGATTACCGTGTAACTATTTTCTGCATAGGAGCACATTCAACAAAGGTAACAAGGcaatttatgattttattttttttatttgcttggAGTCCTGTCACTAAACACTGATGTGAGTTCCCGTACTTCTAAAATGAGATATTGTGCAACTTCATATCCATTTACAGAGCATAGCAGTGTCTAGCCAATATCACAGTAACTGCTTAAAATAGTATTATAATTGGCAAGCACTAAGTGTTGATTTAGCTCCAGCATTCTGCTCACCGacagaagagaaacagaagatTTCTGGGAATGTCTACATAAGCTATTTTACCAacagttacagtaaaaatgtacattCTCCATCCAAGATCTGTCCCCTCTAACCACTGATAACCTTCTTATCCATTAATCTTCTAATAAGATGGTAAGGTATTTGCAAGATGTTGATGTCTACGGTTTTAGCCAACATCACTGACACACTACTGTGTTCTCTTGCTCcttattaaatatgaatatacagATAGGATACATATTAGTGACCCCAACCCATACTGTCTCTGTCTGCAATTAATATTCACGTACCTTGTGcacattaaaatacacaatatgACACATCAAAGGAATAAATACTGACAATGAGACTTTAAAGAGTGGTCAAAGGTAAAATGAGGTCCATGTTTGACTTCAAATTATACTATTCCTTGATCCAACAAGGGTCACTTATGTAACCTTCCCAAATATTTTGtctaaattaaaaaatctgGTTTAGCTCTGAATTATTGAAACCAA
This is a stretch of genomic DNA from Scomber japonicus isolate fScoJap1 chromosome 16, fScoJap1.pri, whole genome shotgun sequence. It encodes these proteins:
- the LOC128375134 gene encoding cdc42 effector protein 3-like, whose product is MPLRTSLYRKPSSARWSSRNSKRREVLSVNMISLPLADFRHISHIGNNAHTDSFGDLSFLKMGHNLLLQSSQSEQNLFLACTPPPKPPRLNLDEADGSESPDWSVGHQHNAPQKRKKCSSMPLLDDVRDMEKEDGYQRGNQTHSFGRGSLSSDRDGDSTDKPAGQQREEDSGFSFSLDLGPSILDDVLQVMDKQ